From a region of the Paraburkholderia caribensis genome:
- a CDS encoding cytochrome ubiquinol oxidase subunit I gives MEAGIDLARSQFGFTIGLHIVLAAFSIGLANYLMVLEALWLWTGRQVYIDIYNYWLKPFALTFAVGAVSGIVMEYQFGTNWGAFAVRTGPVIGPMMMYEIVVAFFLESGFLGVMLFGMKKVGRKWHFGATVLVAIGSILSAFWILSANSWMHTPAGYQMGADGRFLPVDWWAIVFNPSFPYRLVHMTLAAFLSTAFLVGGVAAWHLLRDRHAHGARAMLSMSLWMALFAAPLQLLAGDKHGENTLEHQPQKVAAMEGDWDARAPGSGEPMVLFAVPDMRERRNHYEVSIPRVASLYLRHDLSGTIRGLKEFPPSDIPPVPTVFFAFRAMVGLGLLMIAAGIAGLVLRWKRRLYDATWLHRAMVAMSPAGFVAMLAGWTVTEVGRQPWTVYGALRTSQSISPQIGWQTVAWSLAATVALYVVMFGVGLYYLVRLLARPPEEGEQGPHPSLVQHIRPRAGTAPAHGAGK, from the coding sequence ATGGAAGCAGGTATTGATCTGGCGCGATCGCAGTTCGGATTCACGATCGGGCTGCATATCGTGCTAGCGGCCTTTTCGATCGGACTCGCCAATTATCTGATGGTCCTTGAGGCGCTATGGCTATGGACAGGGCGGCAAGTCTACATCGACATCTACAACTACTGGCTGAAGCCATTTGCGCTGACCTTCGCGGTCGGCGCGGTGTCGGGCATCGTGATGGAATATCAGTTCGGCACCAACTGGGGAGCGTTCGCGGTGCGCACCGGGCCGGTTATCGGTCCAATGATGATGTACGAGATCGTGGTCGCGTTTTTCCTTGAGAGCGGCTTTCTTGGCGTGATGCTGTTCGGCATGAAAAAGGTGGGGCGGAAGTGGCATTTCGGCGCCACCGTCCTCGTGGCAATCGGGTCGATACTCAGCGCGTTCTGGATTCTCTCGGCGAATTCGTGGATGCACACGCCCGCTGGCTACCAGATGGGCGCAGATGGCCGCTTTCTTCCCGTGGACTGGTGGGCCATCGTATTCAATCCGTCGTTCCCCTATCGCCTCGTGCATATGACACTCGCCGCGTTTTTGTCCACGGCGTTCTTGGTTGGCGGGGTCGCAGCTTGGCATCTGCTGCGAGACCGCCATGCACATGGCGCGCGCGCCATGCTGTCGATGTCGCTATGGATGGCACTGTTCGCTGCACCGCTGCAGTTGCTGGCCGGGGACAAACACGGCGAAAACACACTCGAGCACCAGCCGCAGAAAGTCGCCGCGATGGAAGGCGATTGGGACGCTCGCGCGCCGGGGAGCGGGGAACCGATGGTGCTCTTCGCCGTTCCCGACATGCGCGAGCGCCGCAACCACTACGAAGTTTCTATTCCGCGCGTCGCGTCGCTCTATCTGCGCCACGATCTGTCAGGCACGATACGCGGCCTGAAAGAGTTTCCACCGTCCGATATTCCGCCCGTGCCGACCGTGTTCTTCGCGTTCCGTGCGATGGTCGGGCTCGGGTTGCTGATGATTGCGGCCGGCATTGCGGGGCTCGTGCTGAGATGGAAACGCCGTCTGTACGATGCGACATGGCTTCACCGCGCGATGGTAGCGATGAGCCCCGCAGGCTTTGTCGCGATGCTTGCAGGGTGGACGGTTACCGAGGTCGGACGTCAGCCATGGACCGTTTACGGCGCGTTGCGTACCTCGCAAAGCATCTCGCCGCAAATCGGCTGGCAAACCGTCGCGTGGTCGCTCGCGGCGACGGTTGCGCTCTACGTCGTGATGTTCGGCGTCGGGCTTTACTACCTGGTCCGTCTGCTGGCGCGGCCGCCTGAGGAGGGCGAGCAGGGCCCGCATCCGTCGCTGGTCCAGCACATCCGGCCGCGTGCTGGGACAGCGCCGGCGCACGGGGCGGGCAAATGA
- the cydB gene encoding cytochrome d ubiquinol oxidase subunit II, which produces MMNALVHTSWLSLAAAGTLAFAVLMYVLLDGTDLGVGVLFVSERNPKHREIMIDTILPVWDGNETWIVLGGGGLIAMFPPVYSALLTAMYPVIFAMLFALILRGVAIGFRGEATARAKARWDAVMLTGSTMAAFCQGVLVGSLVQGIRTARGTYQGGPWDWLGAFALFCGVALALGYAWLGASWLIWRTEGSLQQRARRASLALGTATAASTAIVSLWTLHLNDYYARRWTDDSGGVALPVAVFVFASLAAGFVYGIARRRAFAPLVFALIWFVFALFCVLYTIFPLVLPPSITIAQGSSPPRTQAFVLGGTSVLVPAVLIYSTFAFWVFRGKVTSARRPEQ; this is translated from the coding sequence ATGATGAACGCGCTCGTCCACACCAGCTGGCTGTCGCTCGCGGCCGCGGGAACGCTGGCCTTTGCCGTGCTGATGTATGTGCTGCTCGACGGCACCGACCTGGGCGTAGGCGTGCTGTTCGTCAGCGAGCGGAACCCGAAGCATCGGGAGATCATGATCGATACGATCTTGCCCGTCTGGGACGGAAACGAAACGTGGATCGTGCTCGGCGGTGGCGGGCTCATTGCGATGTTCCCGCCCGTCTACAGTGCGCTGCTCACCGCCATGTACCCCGTGATTTTCGCGATGCTGTTTGCGCTGATTCTGCGCGGCGTCGCGATCGGGTTTCGAGGCGAGGCGACGGCGCGGGCGAAGGCGCGTTGGGACGCGGTCATGCTGACAGGGTCCACGATGGCCGCATTCTGCCAGGGCGTTCTCGTCGGTTCGCTCGTGCAGGGCATCCGTACGGCCCGAGGCACATATCAGGGCGGACCTTGGGACTGGCTCGGCGCATTTGCGCTCTTTTGCGGCGTCGCATTGGCGCTCGGTTATGCGTGGCTGGGTGCAAGCTGGCTGATATGGCGCACCGAAGGCAGCCTGCAGCAGCGCGCGAGGCGCGCAAGTCTCGCGCTTGGGACTGCGACGGCGGCATCTACCGCGATTGTTTCGCTGTGGACGCTGCATCTGAACGACTACTACGCGCGTCGGTGGACGGATGACTCTGGAGGAGTGGCGTTGCCCGTCGCAGTGTTCGTATTTGCGTCGTTGGCTGCGGGCTTCGTCTACGGCATTGCCAGACGGCGCGCGTTCGCCCCGCTCGTGTTCGCGCTGATCTGGTTCGTGTTCGCACTGTTTTGCGTGCTGTACACGATATTCCCTTTAGTGTTGCCGCCGTCTATCACCATCGCGCAAGGCAGTTCCCCGCCGCGTACCCAGGCGTTCGTGCTTGGCGGAACGTCAGTGCTCGTACCCGCCGTGCTCATTTACAGCACGTTTGCTTTCTGGGTCTTTCGCGGGAAGGTGACCTCCGCCCGTCGACCAGAGCAGTAG